Proteins from a single region of Candidatus Methylomirabilota bacterium:
- a CDS encoding MFS transporter, translated as MPGSDWRRRPGLILGALTALNALNYLDRYVAAATLTLILTDLHISDAQGGLLQSIFIVTYALACPVAGTLGDRVNRMHLAAIGIFVWSLATVGSGLATTYALLVLARALTGVGEAGYGVVTPPLLSDVYPPDQRARVMGIFYAAIPVGSALGYIVGGVIGEHYGWRHAFFVAGAPGVALAFFLLLLVEPRRGALDTGGPVAPIPFGGAGIRALLARRSYTVNTVSQIIYTFAMGGLATWAPAYFVRERGIPLAVATSTFGMLLVIAGFVGTLVGGRLAQALARRHPGADFVLSGWTLTVSIVFTLFAILSPSPLVFWPAMFVMLLLLFVNIGPLNAAMANVLPAEVRARGFALTTMMIHLLGDAVSPWLIGAASDRIGLKIPVLVTGCLLAVSGLVLLLGRKTLEHDLAAMRASGAAPAAPTLGAHG; from the coding sequence ATGCCCGGTAGCGACTGGCGGCGCCGGCCCGGCCTCATCCTGGGCGCCCTCACCGCTCTCAACGCTCTCAACTACCTCGACCGGTACGTCGCTGCCGCCACCCTCACGCTCATCCTGACCGACCTCCATATCTCGGATGCGCAGGGCGGGCTGCTCCAGTCGATCTTCATCGTGACGTACGCGCTCGCGTGTCCGGTGGCGGGCACGCTCGGCGACCGCGTCAACCGGATGCATCTCGCCGCCATCGGCATCTTCGTCTGGAGTCTCGCCACGGTGGGCTCGGGCCTCGCCACGACCTATGCGCTGCTCGTGCTCGCGCGCGCGCTCACCGGCGTGGGGGAGGCGGGCTACGGCGTGGTGACGCCGCCGCTGCTCTCCGACGTCTACCCGCCCGATCAGCGGGCCCGCGTGATGGGCATCTTCTACGCGGCAATTCCCGTGGGCTCGGCGCTGGGCTACATCGTGGGCGGCGTGATCGGCGAGCACTACGGCTGGCGGCACGCCTTCTTCGTGGCCGGCGCGCCGGGGGTAGCGCTGGCGTTCTTCCTGCTGCTGCTCGTGGAGCCTCGGCGCGGCGCGCTGGACACCGGCGGTCCCGTGGCCCCGATTCCGTTCGGCGGCGCCGGGATACGCGCGCTGCTCGCGCGTCGAAGCTACACGGTGAACACCGTCTCCCAGATCATCTACACGTTCGCGATGGGCGGGCTCGCCACGTGGGCGCCCGCCTACTTCGTCCGGGAGCGCGGCATCCCGCTCGCAGTCGCGACCTCGACCTTCGGCATGCTCCTCGTCATCGCCGGCTTCGTCGGGACACTGGTCGGCGGACGGCTCGCCCAGGCGCTGGCCCGGCGCCACCCCGGCGCGGACTTCGTCCTGTCCGGCTGGACGCTGACCGTGTCGATCGTGTTCACCCTCTTCGCGATCCTTTCGCCCTCGCCGCTGGTGTTCTGGCCCGCCATGTTCGTGATGCTGCTCTTGCTCTTCGTCAACATCGGGCCCCTCAACGCCGCCATGGCCAATGTCCTGCCCGCCGAGGTGCGCGCGCGCGGCTTCGCGCTGACCACCATGATGATCCACCTCCTGGGCGACGCCGTCTCCCCCTGGCTGATCGGGGCGGCCTCGGATCGTATCGGGCTCAAGATCCCCGTGCTGGTCACGGGCTGCCTGCTCGCGGTGTCGGGCCTGGTCCTGCTCCTCGGGCGCAAGACTCTGGAGCACGACCTGGCCGCGATGCGGGCCTCGGGCGCGGCGCCGGCGGCGCCGACCCTCGGCGCCCACGGCTGA
- a CDS encoding DoxX family protein, with the protein MKAYGPTVLRIVLGAIFVMHAYLALFEYTPTGFAAFSGKLGVPLPAVAAWFTIIAHGVGGLMMILGLWTRLAALVNLVVVLGALVFVHLHEGFFIHGVLVDGKAQAAGYEYVLTLAGVTIASVLSGGGAAALTRD; encoded by the coding sequence ATGAAAGCCTATGGCCCGACCGTCCTGAGGATCGTGCTTGGCGCGATCTTCGTCATGCACGCCTATCTGGCGCTGTTCGAGTACACCCCGACCGGGTTCGCGGCCTTCAGCGGCAAGCTGGGAGTGCCGCTGCCCGCGGTGGCGGCGTGGTTCACCATCATCGCGCACGGAGTGGGCGGGCTCATGATGATCCTGGGACTCTGGACGCGCCTCGCCGCGCTTGTGAATCTCGTCGTGGTGCTGGGCGCGCTGGTCTTCGTGCATCTCCACGAGGGCTTCTTCATCCACGGCGTGCTCGTGGACGGCAAGGCGCAGGCGGCGGGCTACGAGTACGTGCTGACACTGGCAGGGGTGACCATCGCCTCGGTGCTATCGGGCGGCGGCGCCGCCGCGCTGACCCGCGACTAA
- the hisC gene encoding histidinol-phosphate transaminase, with protein MRRIWRDALHQVTPYVAGPPIEEVARELGLASVIRLSANENPLGPSPKVIEALRAEAARVHLYPDGGSHALRKALGEWIGMEPSWLVCGNGADELLSFIARATLDPGDEVVLPHPAFEPYSTEALLAGATPVMSPLRGYDTDLDDMRRRITARTKLVFICTPHNPASTLVPKGPLRHFIESLGADAPLVILDEAYRDFCDHPETADGAALARDFPFVLSLRTFSKIAGLAGLRVGYAIARPEVIEMLDRVRAPFNVNRLAQVAGVAALEDRAHLERTRALVLAERPKLAEALRRRGATVPESQSNFLLVRVGEKAETCRQALMKSGILVRDGALVGFPGHLRISIGDAAGNTRVLDVWDRVVGVAA; from the coding sequence ATGCGAAGGATCTGGCGCGACGCCCTCCATCAGGTCACCCCATACGTGGCCGGGCCCCCGATCGAAGAGGTGGCCCGGGAGCTGGGTCTGGCTTCCGTGATCCGGCTGTCCGCCAATGAGAATCCGCTCGGGCCATCGCCGAAGGTGATCGAAGCGCTGCGGGCCGAGGCCGCGCGCGTCCACCTCTATCCCGACGGCGGCTCCCACGCGCTCCGGAAGGCGCTGGGCGAGTGGATCGGCATGGAGCCGTCCTGGCTCGTCTGCGGCAACGGCGCGGACGAGCTCCTGTCGTTCATCGCTCGGGCCACCCTGGATCCCGGCGACGAGGTGGTGCTGCCGCACCCGGCCTTCGAGCCCTACAGCACCGAGGCGCTCCTGGCCGGGGCCACGCCGGTGATGAGCCCGCTGCGCGGCTACGACACCGACCTGGACGACATGCGCCGCCGGATCACCGCCCGGACGAAGCTGGTGTTCATCTGCACGCCGCACAACCCGGCCTCCACCCTGGTGCCGAAGGGGCCCCTGCGGCACTTCATCGAGTCGCTCGGCGCCGACGCGCCGCTCGTGATCCTCGACGAGGCCTATCGGGACTTCTGCGATCACCCGGAGACCGCCGATGGCGCGGCCCTGGCGCGCGACTTCCCGTTCGTGCTCTCGCTGCGCACGTTCTCCAAGATCGCGGGGCTCGCGGGGCTGCGCGTGGGCTACGCGATCGCGCGGCCCGAGGTCATCGAGATGCTCGATCGCGTGCGCGCCCCCTTCAACGTGAATCGCCTCGCCCAGGTCGCGGGCGTGGCGGCGCTGGAGGACCGCGCACATCTCGAGCGCACGCGGGCGCTCGTCCTCGCGGAGCGGCCGAAGCTCGCCGAGGCCCTCCGGCGCCGCGGCGCCACCGTGCCCGAGTCCCAGTCGAACTTCCTCCTCGTCCGGGTGGGCGAGAAGGCCGAGACCTGCCGGCAGGCGCTCATGAAGTCGGGAATCCTCGTGCGCGACGGCGCGCTGGTGGGCTTTCCCGGCCATCTTCGCATCAGCATCGGCGACGCCGCGGGCAATACCCGCGTCCTGGACGTCTGGGACCGCGTCGTCGGCGTCGCCGCCTAG
- a CDS encoding ATP-binding protein produces the protein MGAEEALREHEDRFRQLAEHIDAVFWITDLATRRVLYLSPTIERWGFDREAFYRDPLLWSASIHPDDRARVEATLVERARHAAFDETYRMITPAHGLRWVRDRGFPITDAAGRVYRLGGIAEDITERVHAEAALREARAAERRAHAELRASYDEMAAAKRELERASRAKDEFLAMLGHELRNPLGAIRSAIGVLDARAGDAGARDVIRRQADHLARIVDDLLDVSRVTRGQVTLRREPLDLADAVTRAVTMLGAAGMTRFHRVGLTAGKPVWVEADPARVDQILSNLVSNAVKYTPDGGEIRISVDQEGRWARLIVRDTGAGIPASALPHVFDLFYQARSDPSDRRGGLGIGLTLVRHVAQLHGGTVTAASGGAGAGSVFTVTLPTILPPGAAPRPAEKPAAPTARRVLLVEDGEDAREMLRMVLTITGHQVWDAADARAALGVLARERVDVAIVDIGLPGLDGYELAEAIRARPDGGQIFLVALTGFGRPEDQRRALDAGFDAHLVKPVDPERLATLIERGRRA, from the coding sequence ATGGGCGCCGAGGAAGCGCTGCGGGAGCACGAGGACCGCTTCCGGCAGCTGGCCGAGCACATCGACGCGGTGTTCTGGATCACCGATCTGGCCACTCGTCGCGTGCTTTATCTGAGCCCTACCATCGAGCGCTGGGGCTTCGATCGCGAGGCCTTCTATCGCGACCCGCTGCTGTGGAGCGCGTCCATTCACCCGGACGACCGAGCGCGAGTCGAGGCGACCTTGGTGGAGCGCGCCCGGCACGCCGCCTTCGACGAGACCTATCGCATGATCACCCCGGCCCACGGGCTCCGGTGGGTGCGCGACCGCGGCTTCCCCATCACGGATGCCGCCGGCCGGGTGTACCGGCTGGGCGGGATCGCCGAGGACATCACCGAGCGGGTGCACGCGGAGGCGGCGCTGCGCGAGGCGCGCGCCGCAGAGCGCCGTGCCCACGCCGAGCTCCGGGCGAGCTACGACGAGATGGCAGCGGCGAAGCGCGAGCTCGAGCGCGCCAGCCGCGCCAAGGACGAGTTCCTCGCCATGCTGGGACACGAGCTGCGCAACCCGCTCGGCGCCATCCGCAGCGCCATCGGGGTGCTTGACGCGCGCGCGGGCGACGCGGGCGCCCGCGACGTGATCCGCCGCCAGGCCGACCACCTCGCGCGGATCGTCGACGATCTCCTCGACGTGAGCCGCGTGACGCGCGGCCAGGTGACCCTGCGGCGTGAGCCGCTCGATCTCGCCGACGCGGTGACCCGCGCCGTGACCATGCTGGGCGCCGCGGGCATGACTCGCTTCCACCGCGTGGGCCTCACCGCGGGGAAGCCGGTGTGGGTGGAAGCCGATCCCGCCCGCGTGGACCAGATCCTGAGCAATCTCGTGAGCAACGCGGTCAAGTACACACCGGACGGCGGCGAGATCCGCATCAGCGTGGACCAGGAGGGCCGGTGGGCACGCCTCATCGTCCGGGATACCGGCGCCGGCATCCCCGCCTCCGCGCTGCCACACGTCTTCGATCTCTTCTACCAGGCCAGGAGCGATCCGAGCGATCGGCGCGGCGGCCTCGGCATCGGGCTCACACTGGTGCGTCACGTCGCCCAGCTCCACGGCGGGACCGTCACCGCGGCGAGCGGGGGCGCCGGGGCGGGGAGCGTCTTCACCGTCACGCTGCCGACGATCCTGCCACCGGGTGCGGCGCCCCGGCCCGCGGAGAAGCCGGCCGCGCCCACGGCGCGCCGCGTGCTGCTGGTCGAGGACGGCGAGGACGCCCGCGAGATGCTGCGGATGGTGCTGACGATCACGGGACATCAGGTCTGGGACGCTGCCGACGCCCGCGCCGCGCTCGGCGTGCTCGCACGCGAGCGCGTCGACGTCGCCATCGTGGACATCGGCCTGCCGGGCCTCGACGGCTACGAGCTGGCCGAAGCCATTCGCGCGCGGCCCGACGGCGGGCAGATCTTCCTGGTGGCCCTGACCGGGTTCGGCCGGCCCGAAGACCAGCGGCGCGCCCTCGACGCGGGATTCGATGCGCATCTCGTCAAGCCGGTGGATCCCGAGCGCCTCGCCACGCTGATCGAGCGCGGCCGCCGCGCCTAG
- a CDS encoding catalase, with amino-acid sequence MDALDAFREDGTEARLTTDQAVPINDDQNSLKAGARGPSLLEDFILREKITHFDHERIPERVVHARGAAAHGVFKVYKPLGRLTRAAFLQDPAKETPVFVRFSTVAGSRGSTDLARDVRGFAVKFYTEEGNFDLVGNNIPVFFIQDAVKFPDLVHAVKPEPHNEIPQAASAHDTFWDFISLMPESMHMIMWVMSDRAIPRSLRMMEGFGVHTFRLVNERGEARFVKFHWKPLLGVHSVLWDEALKISGKDPDFHRRDLWEAIESGTFPEWELGLQMIEEKDEDAFDFDLLDPTKIVPEELVPVQRVGRLTLNRNPDNFFAETEQVAFHPGHVVPGIDFTDDPLLQGRLFSYTDTQLLRLGGPNFHEIPINRPVSPVHNNQRDGLMRQTISVSRAAYHPNSIGGGCPVQVGGRDGGFVSHSIPISAPKLRQRGEKFFDHFSQATLFWVSQSDPEKDHIVSALQFELGKLERPAIRERMVGMLTLVDEGLANRVGEGLGVKPQRPDGPLNLSVPADGDPEAYQPRRAKAPARPSPALSMANTVKDTAKSRKVAILAADGVDDAAVATMSRLLTAAGAVPKVIGPRLGALKGARGGTVPVDMSLATVGSVLFDAVYVPGGPQSVAALREDAMAVLFVREAYKHCKALAATGVGAELLPPARSADEAIVVGEDAQVAKLAPDFIRAIGRHRNWAREAAGRRVPA; translated from the coding sequence ATCGACGCACTCGACGCATTCCGCGAGGACGGGACGGAGGCGCGTCTCACCACCGATCAGGCCGTCCCCATCAACGACGACCAGAACAGCCTGAAAGCGGGTGCCCGGGGCCCGTCCCTGCTCGAAGACTTCATACTTCGCGAGAAGATCACCCACTTCGACCACGAGCGGATCCCCGAGCGCGTAGTACACGCTCGGGGCGCTGCCGCGCATGGCGTGTTCAAGGTCTACAAGCCGCTCGGCCGCCTCACCCGGGCTGCCTTCCTCCAGGACCCCGCCAAGGAGACGCCGGTGTTCGTGCGCTTCTCCACGGTGGCCGGCTCGCGCGGCTCGACCGACCTCGCCCGCGACGTCCGAGGCTTCGCGGTGAAGTTCTACACCGAGGAGGGGAATTTCGATCTCGTGGGAAACAATATCCCGGTCTTCTTCATCCAGGACGCGGTGAAGTTCCCCGATCTCGTCCACGCGGTGAAGCCGGAGCCGCACAACGAGATCCCCCAGGCCGCCTCCGCCCACGACACCTTCTGGGACTTCATCTCGCTGATGCCCGAGTCCATGCACATGATCATGTGGGTCATGTCGGACCGCGCCATCCCGCGGAGCCTGCGGATGATGGAGGGGTTCGGCGTCCACACCTTCCGACTCGTGAACGAGCGGGGCGAGGCGCGCTTCGTGAAGTTTCACTGGAAGCCGCTCCTGGGCGTGCATTCGGTCCTGTGGGACGAGGCGCTCAAGATCTCGGGCAAAGACCCCGACTTCCACCGGCGCGACCTCTGGGAGGCCATCGAGTCCGGCACCTTCCCCGAATGGGAGCTGGGCCTCCAGATGATCGAGGAGAAGGACGAGGACGCGTTCGACTTCGACCTTCTCGATCCCACCAAGATCGTGCCCGAGGAGCTGGTGCCGGTGCAACGCGTTGGACGGCTCACCCTCAACCGCAACCCTGACAACTTCTTCGCCGAGACCGAGCAGGTGGCCTTCCATCCCGGTCACGTTGTACCCGGCATCGACTTCACCGACGACCCCCTGCTCCAGGGCCGGCTCTTCTCCTATACCGATACCCAGCTCCTCCGCCTCGGCGGCCCCAACTTCCACGAGATCCCCATCAACCGGCCTGTCTCCCCCGTGCACAACAACCAGCGCGACGGGCTCATGCGCCAGACCATCAGCGTGTCGCGTGCGGCCTACCATCCCAATTCGATCGGGGGCGGCTGCCCCGTGCAAGTCGGGGGGCGCGACGGCGGCTTCGTCAGCCACTCCATCCCGATCAGCGCGCCCAAGCTCCGGCAGCGGGGCGAGAAGTTTTTCGATCACTTCAGCCAGGCCACACTGTTCTGGGTGAGCCAGTCGGACCCCGAGAAGGACCATATCGTGAGCGCGCTGCAGTTCGAGCTGGGAAAGCTCGAGCGGCCCGCAATCCGGGAGCGCATGGTGGGCATGCTGACGCTCGTGGACGAGGGGCTGGCCAACCGCGTGGGCGAGGGGCTCGGGGTGAAGCCCCAGCGGCCGGACGGCCCGCTCAACCTGAGCGTGCCCGCCGACGGCGACCCCGAGGCCTATCAGCCGCGGCGCGCCAAGGCGCCGGCGCGGCCCTCCCCCGCCCTCAGCATGGCCAATACCGTGAAAGACACCGCCAAGTCACGAAAGGTGGCCATACTCGCCGCCGACGGTGTGGACGATGCCGCGGTGGCGACGATGAGTCGGCTCCTCACCGCCGCAGGCGCGGTGCCCAAGGTGATCGGCCCCCGGCTCGGCGCGCTCAAAGGCGCGCGCGGCGGCACGGTGCCGGTGGACATGAGCCTCGCCACCGTGGGCTCCGTGCTCTTCGATGCGGTGTACGTGCCAGGCGGCCCGCAGAGCGTGGCCGCGCTTCGGGAGGACGCCATGGCCGTGCTCTTCGTCCGCGAGGCCTACAAGCATTGCAAGGCTCTGGCGGCCACCGGGGTGGGTGCGGAGCTCCTGCCCCCGGCGCGCTCGGCCGACGAGGCGATCGTCGTGGGCGAGGACGCGCAGGTGGCCAAGCTCGCGCCCGACTTCATCCGCGCCATCGGCCGCCACCGGAACTGGGCCCGGGAGGCGGCGGGCCGGCGCGTCCCCGCCTGA
- a CDS encoding P1 family peptidase, whose amino-acid sequence MIPGVRVGHATDAQALTGCTVILTDRPAVGGVEIRGWAAGVHGLEFLDPRHLVPTLDGVVLAGGSAYGLEAIWGVMEYLEEQGVGFPVSHTVVPHVAGAILFDLGVGDHRVRPGRAMGYQAARAARPGPPAEGNVGAGTGATIGKLYRIDRAMRGGIGHAVVEDSAFTAGAIMAVNAVGDVLDPETGRLVAGARDAPDGRGLIDTASALAAGATPPGFRPSNTTIGCIVTNARLTKAEAAWVAALAMDGYALALSPPHLPSDGDTLFCLSVGEREVDPAQVGKAAAHVVARAIVRGVRAATGLPGLPAARDLGGGGG is encoded by the coding sequence ATGATCCCGGGTGTCCGCGTCGGTCACGCCACGGATGCCCAGGCCCTCACCGGCTGCACGGTCATCCTCACCGACCGGCCAGCCGTAGGGGGCGTGGAGATTCGCGGCTGGGCGGCGGGCGTGCACGGCCTCGAGTTTCTCGACCCGCGGCACCTGGTCCCCACCCTCGACGGCGTGGTGCTGGCCGGCGGCAGCGCCTACGGTCTCGAGGCCATCTGGGGCGTCATGGAGTACCTTGAGGAGCAGGGCGTAGGGTTTCCCGTCTCGCACACCGTGGTGCCACATGTGGCGGGCGCCATCCTCTTCGACCTGGGGGTGGGCGATCATCGCGTTCGTCCGGGGCGGGCCATGGGGTATCAAGCGGCACGCGCGGCGCGGCCGGGTCCGCCCGCGGAGGGCAATGTCGGCGCGGGCACCGGGGCGACCATCGGCAAGCTCTATCGGATAGACCGCGCCATGCGGGGCGGGATCGGCCATGCCGTCGTCGAGGACTCCGCGTTCACCGCCGGCGCCATCATGGCGGTGAACGCGGTCGGCGACGTTCTCGATCCCGAGACGGGCCGCCTCGTCGCGGGCGCGCGCGACGCGCCCGACGGCCGGGGCCTGATCGACACCGCCTCGGCGCTGGCCGCGGGCGCGACGCCGCCCGGCTTCCGCCCCAGCAACACCACGATCGGCTGCATCGTCACCAATGCGCGGCTCACCAAGGCGGAGGCGGCGTGGGTCGCGGCGCTGGCGATGGACGGTTACGCCCTCGCCCTGTCACCGCCCCATCTGCCGTCGGACGGGGACACGCTGTTCTGCCTGTCGGTCGGCGAGCGCGAGGTCGATCCGGCTCAGGTGGGCAAGGCCGCCGCGCACGTGGTGGCGCGGGCCATCGTCCGCGGCGTGCGCGCCGCCACCGGACTGCCGGGTCTCCCCGCGGCGCGCGATCTCGGCGGAGGCGGCGGCTAG
- a CDS encoding lysophospholipid acyltransferase family protein yields the protein MGYRLVRGIVRLLLWLFYRRIDVVGRDHIPPAGPVVVTPNHHNALVDAMLIMVTCPRPIRVLAKSTLFRHPLIAPFLWLMGGVPVYRRIEAGNDPRRNEEMFDAVVAALHGGGAVLIFPEGRSQPLPIVLPLRTGVARIVLETAGAAARTGERGDVTILPVGLAYYEPGIFRSASVVVKFGAPLPTAEALALARREPAQAVRLLTDRLHEAIRAQMVEAEDQHTLDLLVALEHAWWEEAARRGEPADPSGPARSLAWRQEVARGAGALAVTEPDRVKDVRRRLEHYRARLDEVGITGEQLGRPYTVKLVTRYIGENLLWLALGLPLALWGIVCHAAPYWLTGVAADMLSSTAEEEGTDKMAAGTVLHPLLWIAEGWIVWRLAGVRALVAFAVLLVPSGLLALAWRERLGEVARQARAFFRFLGDRDLHRSLMRERQALVEEVRALAARVPTTAPPAPGGADAR from the coding sequence GTGGGATACCGGCTCGTCCGGGGCATCGTCCGGCTTCTCCTCTGGCTGTTCTATCGGCGCATCGACGTGGTGGGACGCGATCACATCCCGCCGGCCGGCCCCGTCGTGGTGACGCCCAATCACCACAACGCCCTCGTCGACGCCATGCTGATCATGGTCACCTGCCCCCGCCCCATCCGCGTGCTCGCCAAGTCCACGCTCTTCCGTCACCCGCTCATCGCGCCGTTCCTGTGGCTGATGGGCGGTGTGCCCGTGTACCGGCGGATCGAGGCCGGCAACGACCCGCGACGGAACGAGGAGATGTTCGACGCGGTGGTGGCGGCGTTGCATGGGGGCGGCGCGGTCTTGATCTTCCCCGAGGGGCGCAGCCAGCCCCTGCCCATCGTGCTGCCGCTGCGCACCGGCGTGGCCCGCATCGTGCTCGAGACCGCGGGCGCGGCGGCGCGGACCGGCGAGCGGGGTGACGTGACGATCCTGCCGGTTGGCCTCGCCTACTACGAGCCTGGGATCTTCCGCTCCGCCTCGGTCGTGGTGAAGTTCGGCGCGCCGCTGCCCACCGCCGAGGCCCTCGCCCTCGCCCGCCGCGAGCCCGCGCAGGCGGTGCGCCTCCTGACCGACCGTCTCCACGAGGCCATCCGTGCGCAGATGGTGGAGGCGGAAGACCAGCACACGCTCGACCTGCTGGTCGCGCTCGAGCACGCGTGGTGGGAAGAGGCGGCGCGCCGCGGCGAGCCCGCGGACCCATCCGGTCCCGCGCGCTCGCTGGCCTGGCGGCAGGAGGTGGCCCGCGGCGCCGGCGCCCTCGCCGTCACCGAGCCCGACCGCGTGAAGGACGTGCGCCGGCGGCTGGAACACTACCGCGCGCGGCTCGACGAGGTCGGCATCACCGGTGAGCAGCTCGGCCGGCCCTACACGGTGAAGCTGGTCACGCGGTACATCGGCGAGAACCTGCTCTGGCTGGCGCTGGGCCTGCCGCTCGCGCTCTGGGGCATCGTGTGCCACGCGGCGCCCTACTGGCTCACCGGCGTGGCGGCAGACATGCTCAGCTCCACCGCCGAGGAGGAGGGGACCGACAAGATGGCGGCCGGGACGGTGCTCCATCCGCTGCTGTGGATCGCGGAAGGCTGGATCGTGTGGCGACTGGCGGGCGTTCGCGCCCTCGTGGCCTTCGCCGTACTTCTCGTGCCTTCCGGGCTGCTGGCGCTGGCCTGGCGCGAGCGACTGGGCGAGGTCGCGCGCCAGGCCCGCGCGTTCTTCCGCTTCCTCGGCGACCGGGACCTGCACCGCTCGCTGATGCGCGAGCGCCAGGCGCTGGTCGAGGAGGTGCGCGCGCTTGCCGCGCGGGTGCCGACCACGGCCCCGCCCGCCCCGGGAGGCGCCGATGCCCGGTAG